One window of Mus caroli chromosome 11, CAROLI_EIJ_v1.1, whole genome shotgun sequence genomic DNA carries:
- the Nt5m gene encoding 5'(3')-deoxyribonucleotidase, mitochondrial has translation MHRLRGCCARPRGAPLRAERSRASSRALRVLVDMDGVLADFEGGFLRKFRARFPDLPFVALEDRRGFWVSEQYGRLQPGLSEKAISIWESKDFFFELEPLPGAVEAVKQMANLQNTDVFICTSPIKMFKYCPYEKYAWVEKHFGPEFLEQIVLTRDKTVVSADLLIDDRPDITGAEPHPSWEHILFTSCHNYHLQLQPPRRRLHSWADDWKAILDSKRLR, from the exons ATGCATAGGCTGCGCGGCTGCTGTGCGCGTCCCCGCGGTGCCCCGCTACGGGCCGAGCGGAGCCGGGCGAGCAGCCGCGCCCTGCGGGTGCTGGTGGACATGGATGGCGTGCTGGCGGACTTTGAGGGCGGCTTCCTCCGGAAGTTCCGCGCGCGTTTCCCCGACCTGCCCTTCGTGGCGCTGGAGGACCGGCGCGGCTTCTGGGTGTCGGAGCAGTACGGACGTCTGCAGCCTGGGCTAAGC GAGAAGGCCATCAGCATCTGGGAGTCAAAGGATTTCTTCTTTGAACTTGAGCCTCTCCCCGGAGCCGTGGAAGCAGTGAAGCAGATGGCCAATCTACAGAA CACTGATGTCTTCATCTGTACAAGCCCCATCAAGATGTTCAAGTACTGTCCCTATGAGAAG TATGCCTGGGTGGAGAAGCACTTTGGCCCTGAATTTCTGGAGCAGATTGTGTTGACCAGAGACAAGACTGTGGTCTCAGCCGATCTTCTCATAGATGACCGGCCAGACATCACAG GGGCCGAGCCACATCCCAGCTGGGAGCACATCCTCTTTACCTCCTGCCACAACTACCACCTGCAGCTACAGCCCCCTCGCCGCAGGCTGCACTCATGGGCAGACGACTGGAAGGCCATTTTGGACAGCAAGCGGCTCCGCTGA